One segment of Nostoc piscinale CENA21 DNA contains the following:
- a CDS encoding DUF3110 domain-containing protein has protein sequence MITPMRIFVLIFNAHTDNEGIHTVRVGDRNKILMFESEDDALRFALMLEAQDFPTPTVEAIDSEEIKEFCESAGYDWEIVPENSDLIIPPELNVEETDWQVEAANADSYESEQVPPAAETEFSESELESIRRKLEGLL, from the coding sequence ATGATTACACCAATGCGTATATTTGTTTTAATTTTTAATGCTCACACAGACAACGAAGGAATTCACACAGTGCGAGTTGGCGATCGCAATAAAATTCTTATGTTTGAGTCAGAAGACGATGCTCTGCGCTTTGCCCTGATGTTAGAAGCTCAGGATTTCCCCACACCAACAGTCGAAGCGATCGATTCAGAAGAAATTAAGGAATTTTGCGAAAGTGCTGGTTACGACTGGGAAATAGTTCCCGAAAATAGTGATTTAATCATACCCCCAGAACTCAACGTCGAGGAAACCGACTGGCAAGTAGAAGCCGCCAACGCTGATAGTTATGAATCTGAACAAGTTCCACCCGCCGCAGAAACAGAATTTTCTGAATCGGAACTCGAAAGTATCCGCCGCAAACTAGAAGGATTATTGTAG
- a CDS encoding glycosyltransferase, giving the protein MDFQQKKIYIKPNFVFQSNSLESNIQRDNYLLFVGRLSEEKGVSVLIDAYIKNHISTPLKIVGDGPLRQVLQRKVQTAGYANIVEFLGHQDKLVVMELMQKAKLLVFPSIWYEGFPLTIIEAFAASLPVIASQLGSMAEIVQDHMSGLYFEPGNSEDLAAKIKWAIDHYELMVNYGNNARLICEYKYSSEANYQQLMSIYHKFIKI; this is encoded by the coding sequence CTGGACTTCCAGCAGAAAAAAATTTATATTAAACCAAATTTCGTTTTTCAGTCAAATAGTTTAGAGTCAAATATTCAACGCGATAATTACTTACTATTTGTTGGCAGACTATCAGAAGAAAAAGGAGTTTCTGTTCTGATTGATGCTTATATCAAAAATCATATATCTACACCATTAAAAATTGTCGGTGATGGCCCACTGCGTCAAGTTTTGCAGAGAAAAGTTCAAACAGCAGGCTATGCAAATATAGTTGAATTTTTGGGACATCAAGATAAATTAGTAGTGATGGAATTAATGCAGAAAGCTAAACTTTTAGTTTTTCCTTCAATTTGGTATGAAGGTTTTCCACTAACTATAATTGAAGCATTTGCAGCTAGTTTACCTGTGATTGCTTCTCAGTTAGGGAGTATGGCTGAAATTGTTCAAGATCATATGAGTGGATTATACTTTGAACCTGGGAATTCAGAAGATTTAGCAGCTAAAATAAAATGGGCTATTGACCATTATGAATTAATGGTCAATTATGGCAATAATGCTAGGTTAATTTGTGAATACAAATACTCTTCAGAAGCGAACTATCAGCAATTAATGTCTATTTATCATAAGTTTATTAAAATATAA
- a CDS encoding nucleotidyltransferase family protein produces MFCYSYQTKKNLIRIERLLQKPINWEYILEIAAYHKVLPLLFINLSKFNSQAIPHKIFSTLQKYYYLNTQHSLLMASKLVNILNIFTEHNIPVIPFKGPILATIAYGDISRRSFGDLDLLVHRKDFLKTKQILINEGFEPYADSNEKEAAYLKSLNSQDEEAYLHSHWELHLINRKEQVTLDVHQGVLSKKFSLPYSSEWIWNDTITINFAGKQILSFSAENLIIILCSQGSKDCWLFLNRICDLAEVLRTYTDVNWEKNLAVGY; encoded by the coding sequence TTGTTCTGTTACTCATATCAAACGAAAAAAAACTTAATTAGAATCGAAAGATTATTACAAAAGCCAATTAACTGGGAATATATTCTAGAAATAGCTGCTTACCATAAAGTTTTACCACTATTATTTATTAATCTAAGTAAATTTAATTCTCAAGCTATTCCTCATAAAATCTTTAGCACGCTACAAAAATATTATTACCTGAATACACAGCATAGCCTGTTAATGGCTAGTAAACTTGTCAATATATTAAATATTTTCACTGAACATAACATTCCTGTTATTCCCTTTAAAGGGCCAATCTTAGCTACCATAGCTTACGGCGATATATCGCGCCGATCTTTTGGAGATTTGGATCTGCTTGTGCATCGAAAGGATTTTTTAAAAACTAAACAAATATTAATAAATGAAGGATTTGAGCCATACGCAGATAGTAATGAAAAAGAAGCTGCTTATCTTAAATCTCTCAATAGCCAAGACGAAGAAGCTTATTTACATTCTCATTGGGAGTTACATTTAATTAATCGAAAAGAGCAAGTCACTTTAGATGTTCACCAAGGGGTTTTATCTAAAAAATTCTCCCTACCGTACAGTTCAGAATGGATATGGAATGACACAATAACAATAAATTTTGCTGGTAAACAAATACTCAGCTTTTCTGCGGAAAACCTGATCATTATTCTCTGTTCCCAAGGAAGTAAAGACTGTTGGTTATTCTTAAATAGAATTTGTGACTTAGCTGAAGTATTACGTACTTATACTGATGTAAATTGGGAAAAAAATTTGGCAGTTGGCTACTGA
- a CDS encoding glycosyltransferase, giving the protein MQKNVQVYSQLGISQEELVNYPEISPSHQSIVRFISVGRLLHWKGFHLGLLAFAKANISNSEYWFVGEGSERKNLEKLTQELGIEKRIKFWGSLSREQTLSKIKDSHVLVHPSLHDSGGLVCLEAMSLGLPVICLNLGGPALQVTETTGFKIPANTPEQAVKDITQAMMCLVADAKLRSKMGKAAQRRVRDVFSWEFKGLFFAQSYREICVQEKLANFY; this is encoded by the coding sequence GTGCAAAAAAATGTTCAAGTATATTCTCAGCTTGGTATATCTCAAGAAGAATTAGTTAATTATCCAGAGATATCTCCATCCCATCAATCTATTGTCAGGTTTATCAGCGTGGGTAGATTATTGCATTGGAAAGGATTTCATCTAGGATTATTAGCATTTGCCAAAGCAAATATATCTAATTCTGAGTATTGGTTTGTGGGAGAAGGATCTGAGCGAAAAAACTTGGAAAAGCTCACCCAAGAACTAGGTATTGAAAAACGAATCAAATTTTGGGGTAGTTTGTCTCGTGAGCAAACTTTAAGTAAAATAAAAGACTCTCATGTACTAGTTCACCCAAGTTTGCATGACTCTGGGGGATTAGTCTGTTTAGAAGCAATGTCACTGGGTTTACCAGTAATTTGCTTAAATTTAGGAGGGCCAGCACTTCAGGTCACTGAAACAACTGGTTTTAAAATTCCAGCAAATACGCCAGAACAAGCTGTCAAAGACATTACTCAAGCAATGATGTGTTTGGTTGCAGATGCAAAATTGAGATCAAAGATGGGCAAGGCTGCCCAAAGGAGAGTTAGAGATGTGTTTAGTTGGGAATTTAAAGGATTATTTTTTGCTCAATCTTATAGAGAAATTTGCGTACAGGAAAAACTAGCAAATTTTTACTAA
- a CDS encoding glycosyltransferase: MILLEENNLKIVNVWDTLAAAGGAIYSLPSKQLVQAEIIRFSPDIVHVHNFFPLLSPAVYDACYAAGVPVVQTLHNYRLACPKAMPFRDGRICEDCIGRLIPWSSVVHGCYRNSHLQSSVVAAMTTWHRLTGTWHKKVNAYIVLTQFQKEKMIQAGLPAEKNLY; the protein is encoded by the coding sequence GTGATTTTACTGGAAGAAAATAACCTGAAGATAGTAAATGTTTGGGATACATTAGCAGCAGCAGGGGGAGCAATATATTCGCTTCCATCTAAACAACTAGTTCAAGCAGAGATTATACGTTTTTCTCCTGATATAGTTCATGTACATAATTTTTTTCCTTTACTATCACCTGCTGTATATGATGCTTGTTATGCTGCTGGAGTACCTGTTGTTCAAACGCTGCACAATTATCGTCTAGCTTGTCCTAAAGCAATGCCTTTTCGAGATGGCAGAATCTGTGAAGATTGTATTGGTAGATTAATACCTTGGTCTAGTGTGGTACATGGCTGTTATCGTAACTCTCATCTTCAAAGTTCTGTTGTTGCAGCAATGACTACATGGCATAGATTAACAGGTACTTGGCATAAAAAAGTAAATGCTTATATTGTTTTGACTCAATTTCAAAAAGAAAAAATGATTCAAGCTGGACTTCCAGCAGAAAAAAATTTATATTAA
- a CDS encoding glycosyltransferase family 4 protein has product MHILSIHNNYQIRGGEDESREAEEKLLREMGHEVDVYQEHNDRVGSIGAVPMALRSIWSQESYNIVKQKLQSSKCDIVHIQNFFPLISPSVHYAAKSEGVPVVQTLRNYRLLCPNGLFFRDGIVCEDCMGKFIPYPGVWYGCYRDNRPATIAVATMLTAHRAMGTWLEMVDVYISLTEFARQKFIAGGFPAEKIVVKPNFVHPDPGVGNGSGGYALFVGRLSSEKGLDTLLAAWNYLEGKVPLKIIGEGPLAEKVVELVKRMPNVEWLGRRPISEVHKLMGEAMFLVFPSKWYETFGRVAVEAFAKGTPVIAANIGAIAELVDSGRTGLLFSPGNSEDLATKVQWAVANQARLAQMRQEARYEFESKYTAQQNYNRMMAIYELATHRSLLKI; this is encoded by the coding sequence ATGCACATTCTAAGCATTCATAACAATTATCAAATTCGTGGCGGTGAAGATGAATCTCGTGAGGCTGAAGAAAAACTCTTACGGGAAATGGGTCATGAAGTTGATGTTTATCAAGAGCATAATGACCGAGTGGGATCTATTGGTGCGGTACCGATGGCGTTGCGCTCTATCTGGTCTCAAGAATCTTACAACATAGTCAAACAAAAACTTCAGAGTTCAAAATGTGATATTGTCCATATTCAGAATTTTTTCCCCTTAATTTCTCCTTCTGTTCACTATGCGGCTAAGTCAGAAGGAGTACCTGTTGTGCAAACTTTGCGTAATTATCGCCTACTGTGTCCCAACGGCTTATTTTTTCGGGATGGCATCGTCTGCGAAGATTGTATGGGGAAGTTTATTCCCTATCCTGGCGTTTGGTATGGTTGCTATCGGGACAACCGCCCAGCAACGATCGCTGTAGCAACTATGTTAACAGCTCATCGCGCTATGGGTACTTGGCTGGAAATGGTAGATGTTTATATTTCCTTAACTGAGTTTGCCCGACAAAAATTTATTGCTGGAGGTTTCCCAGCCGAAAAAATTGTCGTCAAGCCTAACTTTGTGCATCCTGATCCTGGTGTGGGAAATGGTTCTGGCGGCTATGCTCTTTTTGTTGGCAGATTATCTTCCGAGAAAGGATTAGATACCTTACTAGCGGCTTGGAACTATTTAGAAGGGAAAGTTCCTTTAAAGATTATAGGGGAAGGGCCTCTAGCAGAGAAAGTGGTGGAATTAGTTAAACGAATGCCCAACGTAGAATGGCTAGGACGTAGACCAATATCTGAAGTACATAAATTGATGGGAGAAGCTATGTTTTTAGTGTTTCCTTCCAAGTGGTATGAAACTTTTGGTCGAGTTGCGGTTGAGGCTTTTGCGAAAGGTACCCCCGTAATTGCTGCTAATATTGGGGCGATCGCAGAATTGGTAGACTCCGGTCGTACTGGATTGCTGTTTTCACCTGGAAACTCCGAAGATTTAGCAACGAAAGTGCAGTGGGCGGTTGCAAATCAAGCAAGACTAGCTCAAATGCGTCAAGAAGCTAGGTATGAATTTGAATCTAAGTACACAGCACAACAGAACTATAACCGAATGATGGCAATTTATGAATTAGCTACTCATCGCAGCTTACTAAAAATTTAA
- a CDS encoding O-antigen ligase family protein — protein MLDKTSVYLKNETEKSSIADKFLKWYSWVLLGYALCGRGFSYFGVAPAYIGEITLIFGLFALSINKSIPKLLKLPHAWFLIIFMVWCCLNTIPYLPIYGLDAIRDAALWYYIFFAMIVATLLISKPQRFVFMVAQYERFCKIFILLIPFLWLISRTIPLPSLPGAGARIISIKPADTMTHLSGITAFFVGSSLLDIHTLLFTLMFFVNLGVVALNSNRSGTLAFLNAFLLLGIAKYKSSKVWRIITIIILIILLAFIVNPEFFAPIFNKVLSIFVDNNERQGTKEYRLEWWTYLIKSTFSDYFWTGRGFGFNLGAGTGFDPLGNGAVRSPHNGHITVLSRTGIPGFVLWLIIQLGWAGSILSKYLQCRKKGQTKWSGIFLTLLTYWVASMTVTSFEVIIEGPTGGIWLWTMYGIGLAAMQIYKRYPQLFDAEAE, from the coding sequence ATGCTCGATAAAACAAGTGTTTATCTTAAAAATGAGACTGAAAAATCTTCTATAGCCGATAAATTTCTTAAGTGGTATAGTTGGGTACTTCTGGGATACGCTCTGTGTGGTCGAGGTTTTTCTTACTTCGGTGTAGCTCCTGCTTATATCGGGGAAATTACTCTTATTTTTGGATTGTTTGCTTTAAGTATCAACAAATCAATTCCAAAACTTCTCAAACTGCCCCATGCTTGGTTTTTAATCATATTTATGGTGTGGTGTTGCCTCAATACCATACCTTATTTACCAATATATGGCTTAGATGCTATACGTGATGCAGCATTATGGTACTACATATTTTTTGCCATGATAGTTGCAACCTTACTAATTAGTAAGCCACAGCGGTTTGTATTTATGGTTGCTCAGTATGAGCGGTTTTGTAAAATTTTTATTCTTCTAATCCCATTTCTCTGGTTGATATCTAGAACAATACCATTACCTAGTTTACCTGGTGCTGGAGCTAGAATTATCTCTATCAAACCAGCAGATACAATGACTCATTTATCGGGAATTACTGCTTTTTTTGTTGGATCTAGTTTGCTAGATATTCACACATTATTATTTACTTTAATGTTTTTTGTCAACTTAGGCGTAGTAGCTTTAAATTCTAATCGTTCAGGAACACTAGCTTTTTTAAATGCTTTTTTATTGCTGGGAATTGCCAAGTATAAAAGTAGTAAAGTTTGGCGCATAATAACTATTATAATTTTGATTATTTTATTGGCTTTCATTGTCAATCCAGAGTTTTTTGCACCTATATTTAACAAAGTATTAAGCATTTTTGTTGACAATAATGAAAGACAAGGTACAAAAGAATACCGATTAGAGTGGTGGACTTATCTCATCAAAAGCACTTTTTCAGATTATTTTTGGACTGGTCGAGGATTTGGTTTTAACTTGGGAGCTGGTACAGGTTTTGATCCTTTAGGTAATGGTGCTGTACGTAGTCCACATAATGGTCATATTACAGTACTTTCTCGTACTGGCATTCCTGGTTTTGTTCTTTGGCTAATAATTCAATTAGGTTGGGCTGGAAGCATACTATCAAAATATTTACAGTGCAGAAAAAAGGGACAGACAAAATGGTCTGGTATATTTTTAACTTTACTTACTTATTGGGTAGCCAGTATGACTGTTACATCATTTGAAGTAATTATTGAAGGTCCCACAGGTGGTATTTGGTTATGGACAATGTATGGTATCGGTTTAGCTGCGATGCAAATATATAAACGTTATCCCCAACTTTTTGATGCAGAAGCTGAATAA
- the murQ gene encoding N-acetylmuramic acid 6-phosphate etherase, which translates to MADLQERGHLLTEQINPLSQNLDQLSSLELVELFNIEDQKAVAAVAAAKVELAQAIEKTAERLQQGGRLFYIGAGTSGRLGVLDAAECPPTFCTPPELVQGIIAGGAGALVRSSEDLEDRAQDGEAAIAQRQITQLDVVVGITAGGTTPFVHGALNAARQRGAVTIFIACVPQEQVSIDVDIDIRLLTGPEVLAGSTRLKAGTATKLTLNILSTGVMVKLGKVYGNRMVDVAVTNQKLRDRALRILQDLTGLSRETAALLLERSGKWVKLALLMHWTGLEKQAGDQLLSEHQGNLRAAVASYNNTKA; encoded by the coding sequence ATGGCAGATTTGCAGGAACGCGGGCATCTTCTCACAGAGCAGATTAATCCTCTCAGTCAAAACTTAGATCAACTGAGTTCTTTAGAATTAGTAGAACTGTTTAATATAGAAGACCAAAAAGCAGTAGCCGCAGTAGCCGCAGCTAAAGTTGAATTAGCTCAAGCCATTGAAAAGACAGCAGAGCGGTTACAGCAAGGCGGACGCTTATTTTATATCGGTGCTGGCACCAGTGGTAGATTAGGCGTATTAGATGCAGCTGAATGTCCTCCTACTTTTTGTACACCTCCAGAATTAGTCCAGGGAATCATTGCTGGTGGTGCTGGCGCACTAGTCCGCAGTTCTGAAGATTTAGAAGACCGCGCTCAAGATGGCGAAGCTGCGATCGCTCAAAGACAGATCACCCAATTAGATGTAGTGGTGGGGATTACTGCTGGCGGAACAACCCCCTTTGTACATGGGGCGCTCAATGCTGCTCGTCAAAGAGGAGCCGTCACTATATTTATTGCCTGTGTGCCGCAAGAACAAGTCAGTATCGACGTTGATATTGATATTCGGTTGTTAACAGGGCCAGAAGTATTAGCTGGTTCAACTCGCTTAAAAGCCGGTACAGCCACCAAGCTGACTTTAAATATCTTGTCTACTGGGGTGATGGTGAAGCTGGGCAAGGTTTATGGTAATCGGATGGTGGATGTCGCCGTCACAAATCAAAAACTCCGCGATCGCGCTTTGCGAATTCTCCAAGACCTCACGGGCTTAAGTCGAGAAACTGCGGCTCTACTGCTAGAACGTAGTGGTAAATGGGTGAAACTGGCTTTATTAATGCACTGGACTGGTTTAGAAAAACAAGCAGGCGATCAACTGCTATCAGAACACCAAGGTAATCTCCGAGCCGCAGTAGCCAGCTACAACAACACTAAAGCCTGA